DNA from Streptomyces rishiriensis:
CGTTGGGATTGCTGATGTCCGGGTTCGTGGAGTACGAGGCGTTGCCGGTCTGGTAGACGAGGTACCACAGGCGTTGCGGCGCGTTGTAGAACACCTGCGGCGCGGCCCGGTAACCCGTGCCGATGGCGCTGCGGTCCAGGTAGTGGTGGGTGGCGGAGCCCGCCTGGGACCAGTCGCCGAAGTTCAGGTAGACCAGGTTGTAGCCGGAGGAGCTCGCGGTACTGGCGAACACGTGGTACTTGCCGTCGTAGTGGACGACCGTCGGATCCTTGATGCCGGCGATGTTGTGGGTCGGGTCCGGCTTCGGCGAGATCAGCGGGCCGCTGGAGCTCCACGAGTAACGGCCGGGCAGGGCGCGCGTGTCGGAGGTGCCGTCCGTGGCGGCGGGCGTGCCGCCCAGCGTCGTCAGCACCGCGTTGTACGCCGACTTCTTGGTGCCGTTGCGGTCGAACAGCAGGGGGTTCTCGCCGCTGCGCCAGGAGTCGCTGTCGCGAATGCCCCAGACGGTGATGCCGGTGCAGCGCGTGACGTTCATGCAGGCCCTGACCGTGTTCGTGTACGCGGTCGGCGACGCCTGCGCGATGTCGAGTTCGGTGATCTGGACGTCCACGCCGAGGGCGGCGAAGTTCGACAGCGTCGTTTGGAAAGTCGACGGCGGGCCGCCGGCGCCGAAGTGGGCCTGGAGGCCGACGCAGTCGATGGGCACGCCGCGAGCCTTGAAGTCGCGCACCATGCGGTACACGCCCTGGGTCTTGGCGGCGTTCCAGTCCTCGATGCTGTAGTCGTTGTAGCAGAGCTTGGCCGCCGGGTCGGCGGTCCGGGCCGTGCGGAACGCCTGCTCCAGGAAGCCGTCGCCGAGTACGTCCCGGAAGACCGAGCTGCGCAGCCGGCCGCTGGTGCCGTCGGCGAAGGCCTCGTTGACCACGTCCCAGGAGTGGATCCGGCCCTTGTAGCGGTTCATCACGGTGGTGATGTGGTTGTTCATCACGACGCGCAAGGTGTTCGCGTCCCTGATGGAGCCGACCCAGCCGGGCAGCTGGGAGTGCCACACCAGGGTGTGGCCACGCATGCGCTGACCATGGGACGTCGCACGGTTGACGATCTGGTCGGCAGGGCCGAAGTTGAACGAGCCGCGGGACGGCTCGGTCGTGTCCCACTTCATCTCGTTCTCGGGTGTGACCGACGTGAACTCGCGGTCCAGGATGCCGGTGTACGTACCGTCGCCGAGCCGGCCCGCGGACACGGCGGTGCCGAAGTACCGTCCGGACTGGGCCGCTTGGGTGCCCAGGGTGGAGGCCTGTACGGCGTCGGGCGCGCCGGTCGCGGTCCCGGGTGTCGCCAGGACGGTCGCGGCCAGCAGGCCCAGGACGGCGGTTCGGCGACAGCCGAGCCGTTTGAGCGGGTTCATGTTTCTCCCTGTGGGGTGGTGGGGGGTTGGGTGCTGCGGTCGGAGGAGCACTTCAGGGCGCGATCAGCTCGAGATCGCGGGAAGCGGACGGCGCCGCCGAGCCGGCCCTGGGGCCGTGTGCCGCCGTCGGAGGAAGCAGGGCGCCGGCGGCCGGGCCGGTCGCGGTCGTCAGTGCGCGCCGATGGCTCAGCATGTGATGCGTCCATGACATCCACGCATGCGGCGTTCTCCCTCTGTGGTCCAGCCGTCGGTGGTTGGAGTTGTCCGGAGGTGCCCTGCTGGTTCGCGCAAATTCGCGCGGGGAGGAGTCTCTGTTCTGTATGCGAAATTTCGAACAGGGATCGGCTTGTCGAGCATTCTGGATGATAGGAGGCCTATGTTCCCCGTCAATACCTCACGCACGAATCGCCATGGGCGCCGAAACATTCGAAGGGCTTGATCCGGTGCCCTCGCAGGTCAATTGCCCGGATGACGCAGTTGCGCCACCATCTCCGAGCCTATTTGGCCGGATCGTGGGGGCGGCTCGGCGACGGGGTTGACATGTTTGCCCGCACCTCTAGTCTCCGTGAGACTCCTATTTTCCGAATGACTCACGAAATTTCGAACCGTCCTGCTCTGCTCGTTCGTGTCATGGACGTGACATAGATCGTGGCCGGTTCCGGGCGGCTGATGGGCCGAATGAGGGCATGCGCACGGCGTGAGTGGTGCGGAGAGGGGAACCTGCGACTGAGGCAACTTCCAGCGGAGTCCAGAAGCAGGAGCGGAGAGCGATGGCCACTACGACCGGCGAGGCGCGGGCCGGGCTCTCGCAGCCCAGAAGTATCCAGCTGCCGGGCATAGTGCTCGGAGTGGGAATGGGCGGGTTCGTCGACGGCATCCTGCTGCATCAGCTGCTGCAGTGGCACCACATGCTGAGCAGCACCAACCAGGACCACATCGGCGTGAAGTACTACAACCCCCACACCGTCTCCGGCCTGGAGATGAACACGCTGTGGGACGGCATCTTCCACACCGTGTGCTGGCTCTCGGTCCTGACCGGGCTCGCCGTCCTGTACTCGAGAGTCACCCACAACCGACGGCGGGTGTGGACCTCCCCGGGTGCTGTGGGGCTGGATGCTCGTCGGCTGGGGCTTGTTCAACCTGGTCGAAGGCGTCCTGGACCACCACATCCTCGGCATCCACCACGTCCACGCCGGAGACGGCCAGGTGTGGTGGGACATCGGCTTCCTCGTCCTGGGCGCCTTGCTGGTCGTGGGCGGCTACCTGCTGCAGCGCAGCGGCCGGCCCTTCGATCAGAACGCGCCTTCCGGTCGGAGCGCGAGCCGGCGCAGCTGATGCACCACGACATGCCCGCCCACGGGCACCACGCGGGCAGCGGCCTCGTCGAGTGGCTGCTGCCGGCCCTCCTCCTGCTGACCGCTGCCGGTGCCTACGTGCTGCTCGCCCGCCGGGCCGGCCGCCGCAACCCTGGCCTGGGATGGAACCGGTGGCGGACGACCAGCTTCCTGACCGCCGTCGTCCTGCTCGGCGTCGCGTTGCTGCCGCCCGTGGCCCCGTTGGCGCACGAGGACTTCCGCGGCCACATGGTCCAGCACATGCTCATCGGCATGTACGCGCCGCTCGCGCTCGTCCTGGCCGCCCCCGTCACCCTCCTCCTGCGCACCCTGCCCACGGCCCGGGGGCGGCAGCTGACCGCCGTACTGCACAGCGCACCCTCCCGCGCGCTCACCCATCCCGTGGTCGCGCTGGCGCTGTCCACGGGGAGCCTCGTGGTCCTGTACTTCACCCCCCTCTACAACGCGACGATGGGCAACCCGGCAGCGCATTGGCTGCTGCACGCACACTTCCTGCTGTCCGGATGTCTCTTCGCCTACGTCATCGCCGGTCCCGACCCGGCGCCCGCGCGGCCGTCGGTGCGGGCCCGGCTGGTCTGCCTCGGTGTCGCGATCGCGGCCCATGCGGCGATCTCCCAGCTGATGTACGGCGGTTTCTGGGTGGACGTCCACGCACCCATCCACCAGGTCCGAACAGCCGCGGAGGTCATGTACTACGGCGGGGACGTCGCCGAACTGCTGCTGGCCGCCGCTCTGGTCGCCACCTGGCGCCCCGACCACCGGCGCCGCGTGTCGGGCGGCCTGCCTGCTTCCCGGCAGTCACCGGCGCCCACCTGATCAGCGGACGGCGCAGCCCCTGCCGGAGGGGGAGGGAGACGGCCGGTCTCGCTGATTCGGCCGGGTCGGGTACATGCTGGAGGAGTGAGCAGTGCACCGATCGCCGTGCATCGGCCGTCTCGTTCGGGCGGTCGACGCGTGACCGCGCACACCCACGGGCGGGACGAGATTCTCGGTGTGGCCTACAGCGACCAGGATCTGATCGTGTTCCTCGAGGGCGCGGGCATCCACGACCCCGACGCCGTCCTGGACGACCCGCGGTGGGTGGAGTGGCGCGGAGGCCACGCGCACGAGTGGACGGATTGACGCCTGCTGCGACCTGCTCGAACGCTGTAGGACAGGGACCGTCACCCACCGTGTACGGGTCCCCCGCCGGCCGGCCCGTTCGTCCGCGGCAAGCGGACCGGCGGAGGGACGAGGCGCTCCTTCACCACGTCGACAACACGATGGCCACCGTGGTGAGAACCGCGCAGACAGTCAGTGTCAGACCCAGACAGCGGCGTCGCAGCTGCTGGTAGCGGTGCTCGTACTCGGCGCGCAGGGACAGGCTGCGGGCCGCGACGCGCTCGAGATCCTGTCGGGCGCGTTGCAGACTGTCGGCGACGTAGTGGGATTCGATCTCCGTGCGCTGGGACGTCGTCAGCCACTCCATCGGCCGGACGAAGTCCCGCGCACGCTGCTCCGCTTCCGCGATCCGGGCCTGCCACAGCAGGTATCCCTCCACCGTGTTGCCGAGTTCGCTCGCGGTACCCCGCTTCGGCGGACCGCTCACCGCGTACCTTCGCCGGTCACGCGCGGACGCCGTGGGCCTCGGCTTCGGCCATCGCGATGTCGGGGTGGTGCAGGTCGAACGCCGGGGATTCGCTGCGGATCCGCGGCAGGGTGAGGAAGTTGTGGCGCGGCGGCGGGCAGGAGGTCGCCCACTCCAGGGAGCGGCCGTAGCCCCACGGGTCGTCGACGCCGACCGGTTTGCCGTAGCGGGCCGTCTTCCACACGTTGTAGAGGAAGGGCAGCATCGACAGGCCCAGGAGGAAGGAGCTGATCGTCGAGATCGTGTTCAGGGCGGTGAAGCCGTCGACCGCGAGGTAGTCGGCGTACCGGCGGGGCATGCCCTCGGCGCCCAGCCAGTGCTGGATCAGGAAGGTGCCGTGGAAACCGATGAACAGCGTCCAGAAGGTGATCTTGCCGAGGCGCTCGTCGAGCATCTTGCCGGTGAACTTCGGCCACCAGAAGTGGAAGCCGGCGAACATCGCGAAGACGACGGTGCCGAAGACGACGTAGTGGAAGTGCGCCACCACGAAGTAGGAGTCGGACACGTGGAAGTCCATCGGCGGCGAGGCCAGGATGATGCCGGTCAGACCACCGAAGAGGAACGTGACGAGGAAGCCCGTCGCCCACAGCATCGGTGTCTCGAAGGACAGCGAGCCCTTCCACATGGTTCCGATCCAGTTGAAGAACTTCACACCCGTCGGGACGGCGATGAGGAAGGTCATGAAGGAGAAGAACGGCAGCAGCACGCCACCCGTGACGAACATGTGGTGCGCCCACACCGTCACGGAGAGCCCGGCGATCGAGATGGTCGCCGCGACCAGGCCCATGTAACCGAAGACCGGCTTGCGGGAGAACACCGGGATGATCTCGGTGACGATTCCGAAGAACGGCAGGGCGATGATGTACACCTCCGGATGGCCGAAGAACCAGAAGAGGTGTTGCCACAGCAGTGGGCCGCCGTTGGCCGCGTCGAAGACATGGGCGCCGAACTTGCGGTCCGCCTCCAGGGCGAACAGCGCGGCCGCGAGGACCGGGAAGGCCAGCAGGACCAGGACACCGGTCAGCAGGACGTTCCAGGTGAAGATCGGCAGGCGGAACATCGTCATGCCGGGCGCGCGCATGCAGATGATCGTGGTGATGAAGTTGACCGAGCCGAGGATGGTGCCGAAGCCGGAGAAGGCCAGACCCATGATCCACAGGTCGGCGCCCAGACCCGGGGTGCGGACCGCGTCCGACAGCGGGGTGTAGGCGAACCAGCCGAAGTCGGCCGCGCCCTGCGGGGTGAGGAAGCCGGCCACGGCGATCGACGAGCCGAACAGATAGAGCCAGTAGGCGAACATGTTCAGCCGCGGGAAGGCGACGTCCGGAGCGCCGATCTGGAGCGGCATGATCCAGTTCGTGAAGCCGGCGAACAGCGGCGTCGCGAACATCAGCAGCATGATCGTGCCATGCATCGTGAACAACTGGTTGTACTGCTCGTTCGAGATCAACTGCAGGCCCGGACGGGCGAGTTCGGCACGCATGAGCAGCGCCATCACGCCACCGATCAGGAAGAACACGAACGACGTGCTCAGGTACAGCGTGCCGATCGTCTTGTGGTCGGTGGTCGTCAGCCACTTCACCACCACGTTGCCGGGCTGCCTGCCCTTCACCGGCAGTTCGTTCTGGTACGCGTCCTCGGCTGCTGCCGGTGCACCGTGGGGTTGGGATTCGTCGAGGGTGCTCAAAGGTGGTCCGTCTCTCGATGCTCGCGGTTCGCTCACGCCTTGACGTCAGCCACTCGACATCCTCGCGGTGAGAGGGACGGCGTTCACGCCCGGAGTAGTCGAGCATCGGCCGATCGCGTGACCGGGCCACCCGGACGGAGCAACGGAGCTCGCGTTGCCGTGGCCGTCGAGGTACCCGTCGAGACCGGCCGCTGGTCGCGGAGCCGGCATCGCAGGTTGCCGCAGGGCTGCGGTGGTCGTCGGCGGGCGGCGGTCGGCAGCTGTGCCGGCTGACCGTCCGGCGGTCGCGGCGGCCCTCGCCGGACACCGGCTGTTCCTCCGCGAGGTGCAGCCGGTTGCCGGGGGTGCGTGGCAGCGGCGTACGCTGGCGGTGACAGCCGGATGGGCTTCTCGTCGTCTGCCGTGCGCATGTCGGTCCTCTTGTGGGTCGACGGACGCGGGCAGTCCCCTTTGGATGGGGTTCTGCTGTGGCAGTGTACGAAGATCCGGCGCGGATGCTGACCGCGCTGACCCGGGCCAGTCATCTGATGGCGTTCGAGCAGATGCCCGCCGTGGTGGCCGCCCATGCCGAGCGCGCGGGCCTGGGCCGGACCAGCATTTTCCTGGCCGACCTGCAGGAGGACGTGCTGCGTGAGGTGACCGGTCGGGGCGTCAACGCGGGGCAGGGGGGCGAGGAGCTGCGCATCGACGGCACCCTGGCGGGCCGGGCCTATCAGAAGGGTCTGGGCGGTGCCCTCTCGGACGGCCGGGGACGGCACTGGGTGCCGGTGGTGGACGGCACCGAACGCCTGGGCGTCCTGCGCGTCGACACCACCGCGGACGGTGCGGCCGGCGGCGAGGCGCGGCAGGATCTCGCGTCCCTGGTGGGGCTGCTCCTGGTCTCCAAACGCAGCTACAGCGATTCCTACGCCCGGCTGACCCGTATCCGGCCGATGAGTCCGTCCGCGGAGATGCAGTGGACGTTGATGCCGCCCCAGACGTTCTCCGACGGCAGAGTGACGATCGCCGCGGCGATGGAACCGGCCTACGAGACGGCCGGCGACGCCTTCGACTACGCGCTGGCGGAGGATACCCTCCATCTGGCCGTCTTCGACGCCATGGGGCACGACACCGGGGCCGGGCTGACCGCGAATCTTGCCATCGCGACCTGCCGCAGCCACCGCCGACGCGGAGCGGGCCTCAGCGAGGCCGGGGACGCTGTGGAGGCCGCCCTGCTCGAGCAGTTCGACCACAGTCGCTACGCCACCGGCATCCTCGCCGACCTTCATCTCACCACCGGCCGACTGAGCTGGATCAACTACGGCCACCCGCCGCCGGTGCTGATCCGCGGTGGCCGCTGGACCACCACCCTGGCCTGTCGACCCACCCATCCGATGGGCACCGACCTCGGCCTGCGCGCAGTCGTCTGCCAGGAGCAGCTCGAACCCGGTGACCGGCTGCTGTTCTATACCGACGGCATCACCGAAGCCCGTGACGCGAAGGGGCATCTGTTCGGACGCGAGCGCTTCGTCGACTTCATCGTCCGTCAGCACGCCGACGACATTCCGCTGCCCGAAACCCTGCGTCGCCTGATCCACTCGGTCCTCCACTACCACGACGGGCGGCTCGAGGACGATGCGACGGTCCTGTGCTGTGCCTGGCACGGCGACGACGCCCGTGCCCCGGCCGCCCCGGGGGCGGGCAGGACCCGAAAGAGTCCGGACAGTGGGTGAGCAAGGGGCCTGCCGGGAGGGGTGATCAGCGGTGAGGAAAAG
Protein-coding regions in this window:
- a CDS encoding cytochrome C oxidase subunit I translates to MSGPPKRGTASELGNTVEGYLLWQARIAEAEQRARDFVRPMEWLTTSQRTEIESHYVADSLQRARQDLERVAARSLSLRAEYEHRYQQLRRRCLGLTLTVCAVLTTVAIVLSTW
- a CDS encoding non-reducing end alpha-L-arabinofuranosidase family hydrolase yields the protein MNPLKRLGCRRTAVLGLLAATVLATPGTATGAPDAVQASTLGTQAAQSGRYFGTAVSAGRLGDGTYTGILDREFTSVTPENEMKWDTTEPSRGSFNFGPADQIVNRATSHGQRMRGHTLVWHSQLPGWVGSIRDANTLRVVMNNHITTVMNRYKGRIHSWDVVNEAFADGTSGRLRSSVFRDVLGDGFLEQAFRTARTADPAAKLCYNDYSIEDWNAAKTQGVYRMVRDFKARGVPIDCVGLQAHFGAGGPPSTFQTTLSNFAALGVDVQITELDIAQASPTAYTNTVRACMNVTRCTGITVWGIRDSDSWRSGENPLLFDRNGTKKSAYNAVLTTLGGTPAATDGTSDTRALPGRYSWSSSGPLISPKPDPTHNIAGIKDPTVVHYDGKYHVFASTASSSGYNLVYLNFGDWSQAGSATHHYLDRSAIGTGYRAAPQVFYNAPQRLWYLVYQTGNASYSTNPDISNPNGWSAPRTFYSSMPDIIRQNIGNGYWVDMWVICDSANCYLFSSDDNGHLYRSRTTVGQFPNGFTDTVIAAQDSKYAMFEASNVYKVQGSNQYLLLVEAIGSDGRRYFRSWSASSLAGSWTPLAASEGNPFARSSNVTFPAGAWTRDISHGEMIRAGYDQTLTIPACRLQYLYQGLNPNAGGDYNLLPWRLGLLTQANSTC
- a CDS encoding PP2C family protein-serine/threonine phosphatase — protein: MLTALTRASHLMAFEQMPAVVAAHAERAGLGRTSIFLADLQEDVLREVTGRGVNAGQGGEELRIDGTLAGRAYQKGLGGALSDGRGRHWVPVVDGTERLGVLRVDTTADGAAGGEARQDLASLVGLLLVSKRSYSDSYARLTRIRPMSPSAEMQWTLMPPQTFSDGRVTIAAAMEPAYETAGDAFDYALAEDTLHLAVFDAMGHDTGAGLTANLAIATCRSHRRRGAGLSEAGDAVEAALLEQFDHSRYATGILADLHLTTGRLSWINYGHPPPVLIRGGRWTTTLACRPTHPMGTDLGLRAVVCQEQLEPGDRLLFYTDGITEARDAKGHLFGRERFVDFIVRQHADDIPLPETLRRLIHSVLHYHDGRLEDDATVLCCAWHGDDARAPAAPGAGRTRKSPDSG
- a CDS encoding cytochrome c oxidase assembly protein, with translation MPAHGHHAGSGLVEWLLPALLLLTAAGAYVLLARRAGRRNPGLGWNRWRTTSFLTAVVLLGVALLPPVAPLAHEDFRGHMVQHMLIGMYAPLALVLAAPVTLLLRTLPTARGRQLTAVLHSAPSRALTHPVVALALSTGSLVVLYFTPLYNATMGNPAAHWLLHAHFLLSGCLFAYVIAGPDPAPARPSVRARLVCLGVAIAAHAAISQLMYGGFWVDVHAPIHQVRTAAEVMYYGGDVAELLLAAALVATWRPDHRRRVSGGLPASRQSPAPT
- the ctaD gene encoding aa3-type cytochrome oxidase subunit I, whose translation is MSTLDESQPHGAPAAAEDAYQNELPVKGRQPGNVVVKWLTTTDHKTIGTLYLSTSFVFFLIGGVMALLMRAELARPGLQLISNEQYNQLFTMHGTIMLLMFATPLFAGFTNWIMPLQIGAPDVAFPRLNMFAYWLYLFGSSIAVAGFLTPQGAADFGWFAYTPLSDAVRTPGLGADLWIMGLAFSGFGTILGSVNFITTIICMRAPGMTMFRLPIFTWNVLLTGVLVLLAFPVLAAALFALEADRKFGAHVFDAANGGPLLWQHLFWFFGHPEVYIIALPFFGIVTEIIPVFSRKPVFGYMGLVAATISIAGLSVTVWAHHMFVTGGVLLPFFSFMTFLIAVPTGVKFFNWIGTMWKGSLSFETPMLWATGFLVTFLFGGLTGIILASPPMDFHVSDSYFVVAHFHYVVFGTVVFAMFAGFHFWWPKFTGKMLDERLGKITFWTLFIGFHGTFLIQHWLGAEGMPRRYADYLAVDGFTALNTISTISSFLLGLSMLPFLYNVWKTARYGKPVGVDDPWGYGRSLEWATSCPPPRHNFLTLPRIRSESPAFDLHHPDIAMAEAEAHGVRA